A portion of the Mesoplasma entomophilum genome contains these proteins:
- a CDS encoding ABC transporter permease, which translates to MKNTWLLFKQGSKSIFKFKIQFIVIILLSFFASFYLVSTTSLNSRMNKSYNEIVRNYEKFDYSYATRANESNLGNSNKTFLPILDFLPNSTNLFKENGKVINDSFNLVLNNHGLEQNGYQTNFITKSFFNANGTPTDELKNIWGNDFENGINQRNFWGNLSEVDLNPNKSGIDYYSQGFSTNFGEKIDKYDVDLTNTYSDPYHIFTSLTYMFVKLLSDKLYEDLKNDTIDQSMQNSLFYTYWKSNELEVEKDFSKINLTKFNVSDTENTEWYDEYKKQISSKGEYQLFIYNALESVSYFITSQIRKFLDNSYLRMSNYMSNFDWNTAGNTDAEKAKKFVTQFNEQAIQNGEMQIFIYLNDKDVIVQDNSSLEKIQEYNRELTFEYIFGSIYDFDETVNNDYVVNFKDVESLYQIKASDDQIINNGMNIEKNGLRGLANPAQIEIDSETSDYRIKTSNSINPFEKVNTGDKFENENNAKKYDFEYDPKKYKTMYDWFNPYSSNLIHQQMAANKYDLDFFVREEAFFYDRNTKTNFRFVITNDKYDYNFKVTAGLGSMHSSEIVISQQYAFKNGYSVGDRIKIGNANFIISGFGSDALTYYPLADPEVPITDFANSVIVYAPKAIVEEVMNLGNSKDVKFTSYFFIKDAINDSSTIEERMQKYDGILLSDKTKLSQGLEILDNNGSAQNYKSINNIKNFEDTYFNLNWTLQPKLLSIINLASIVTSLLVIIMAFVSIVFGIKKTIDYNSNQIGFLKSQGVGCYQMSVSYTAYSLLITLIIVPFAWLTAGLFQELITKLFASYFATTLYEFVFDFKILLILILVFGVISFVFSYLIALFLVSKDVLKIINKENETSKWRNIIPRKLNIINIFDFKFRFPLKVSLRGTKQIFMMSFVAFFATLVISLSILTPSMLSVFIIDAGMYYKYDNQYMMDDQLTGLPTAKSSLTASRGIPYTESIYQEPKVLLGNNDNENVTDIYFNNNKYYADSSWDSSLLPPILFGSAWDNGEWKQNLNWTEKWIFDDNLQTKEDSSKLLKFLNPAIGQLGNFNGSTISAGIFEKISSYVWNTEINPNTGKSYFNNVEINDNNLERIWNMKKDSSKSSGEFVQMALQFLVSFLNSGTVEGLPPIEKPINTTWKENLILLALSFLPNAGQQYLRDSSNRATQFSISLNSENYTPNIDSLSTEVKASINDSITNLTGLKSNQNVYNLNSLKTDDVFISKADTIKQLNNLFEKQDKYTGGDIYLNDKYKIYDSSAKILNIPVITNLKSYKQNKLKNKVEIRGINYKALSIDGNIIPKNAWIYDNREITESSKSLFDPRLNMEKEQKWIDPSNIDSNKFTYTKQFEYDSMGNITGIHDQSKWFINSLNEDDYNLNTLDFELRPYYHYNNLKLFVPRNITNSMSSLLNGKYANTSNTSVNEASDWRSNIDLWHGTVNSQDVPDNVKLAWGSKYSNVSDWEWIAPFSINYSRKISDPNRKGWIQNIATDLNNIYTWASDKILESGSSSDALIKTTNQLPSFLNGVYIEAVDTIPTYNGNMIIADQDILNLLTNKSTAKYIPVDYDFYGDPISKIENGQIKHKDHTITINEMKNPVQQLEDLQKNKKFFMKDELKTMYGLSDQEAYEKIIQNRDFNSKYSGFTEAYGITGGIRGIIKNSPGVFAIGGGANTINNGMGIMYNGIDLVSTQLGIIVNVSESILLIAMFLITGVILIALLVITIISDVYIMKYHRFMVTMKALGYSRKEITLNTLLIPIFFAFGFVLMGYLIAKIILSSLMFSLESSGVFIPVATNWWATPLILVIIATMFVVAFIISLRKPMKDKLKSLT; encoded by the coding sequence ATGAAAAATACTTGGCTTTTATTTAAACAAGGTTCGAAAAGTATATTTAAATTTAAAATTCAGTTCATTGTGATAATTTTATTATCATTTTTTGCTTCATTTTATTTGGTTTCAACAACAAGTTTGAATTCAAGAATGAACAAGTCGTATAACGAAATAGTTAGAAATTATGAAAAATTTGATTATTCTTATGCAACAAGAGCTAATGAATCAAATTTAGGTAATTCTAATAAAACATTTTTGCCAATTTTGGATTTTTTACCGAATTCTACAAATTTATTTAAAGAAAATGGCAAAGTTATTAATGATTCATTTAATTTGGTTTTGAATAATCATGGTCTTGAACAAAATGGATATCAAACAAACTTTATTACAAAATCATTTTTTAATGCAAATGGTACTCCAACAGATGAATTAAAAAATATATGAGGAAATGATTTTGAAAACGGAATAAATCAAAGAAATTTTTGAGGTAACCTCTCAGAAGTTGACTTAAATCCAAATAAAAGTGGAATTGATTATTATAGTCAAGGATTTTCTACAAATTTTGGAGAAAAAATAGATAAATATGATGTTGATTTAACAAATACATATTCTGATCCTTATCATATATTTACATCGCTAACATATATGTTTGTAAAACTATTATCAGATAAATTATACGAAGATTTAAAAAACGATACTATTGATCAGTCAATGCAAAATTCTTTATTTTATACTTATTGAAAAAGTAACGAATTAGAAGTTGAAAAAGATTTTTCAAAAATAAACCTAACTAAATTTAATGTTTCGGACACCGAAAATACTGAATGATATGACGAGTACAAAAAACAAATATCATCTAAGGGTGAATATCAGTTGTTTATATACAATGCTTTAGAAAGTGTTAGTTATTTTATAACTTCACAAATTAGAAAATTCTTAGATAATTCATATCTAAGAATGTCAAATTACATGAGTAATTTCGATTGAAATACTGCAGGTAATACAGATGCTGAAAAAGCTAAAAAGTTTGTTACTCAATTTAATGAACAAGCAATTCAAAATGGAGAAATGCAAATTTTTATTTATTTAAACGATAAGGACGTTATTGTCCAAGATAATTCGTCTTTAGAAAAAATTCAAGAATATAACAGAGAATTAACTTTTGAATATATTTTTGGCTCAATTTATGATTTTGACGAAACTGTTAATAATGATTATGTTGTAAATTTTAAAGATGTAGAATCTTTATATCAAATTAAGGCTTCTGATGATCAAATAATTAATAATGGAATGAATATTGAAAAAAACGGATTAAGAGGTCTTGCAAACCCTGCTCAAATTGAAATAGATAGTGAAACATCAGACTATAGAATTAAAACTTCTAATTCAATTAATCCTTTCGAAAAAGTTAATACCGGTGATAAGTTTGAAAATGAAAACAATGCTAAGAAATATGACTTTGAATATGATCCAAAAAAATATAAAACAATGTATGATTGATTTAACCCATATTCAAGTAACTTAATTCATCAACAAATGGCCGCAAATAAATATGATCTAGATTTTTTTGTTAGAGAAGAGGCATTTTTTTATGATAGAAATACAAAAACTAATTTTAGATTTGTAATAACTAATGACAAATATGACTATAATTTTAAAGTCACAGCTGGACTAGGATCAATGCATTCAAGTGAAATTGTTATTTCACAACAATATGCATTTAAAAATGGTTATTCAGTAGGCGATAGAATAAAAATTGGCAATGCAAATTTCATTATTTCAGGATTTGGTAGTGATGCTTTAACATACTATCCACTAGCAGACCCCGAAGTTCCTATAACTGATTTTGCAAATTCAGTTATAGTCTATGCACCAAAGGCAATAGTTGAAGAAGTTATGAATTTAGGTAACTCAAAAGATGTCAAATTTACAAGTTATTTCTTTATAAAAGACGCTATCAATGATAGCTCAACTATTGAAGAAAGAATGCAAAAATATGACGGTATTTTATTGAGTGATAAAACTAAACTTTCACAGGGTTTAGAAATTTTAGATAACAATGGCAGTGCTCAAAATTATAAATCAATCAATAATATTAAAAATTTTGAAGACACTTATTTTAATTTAAATTGAACACTTCAACCTAAATTATTGAGTATTATTAACCTTGCTTCAATTGTAACTTCACTTTTAGTTATAATAATGGCTTTTGTATCTATAGTATTTGGAATCAAAAAAACAATTGATTATAATTCGAATCAAATTGGTTTTCTTAAATCGCAGGGTGTTGGTTGTTACCAAATGTCTGTATCATATACGGCTTATTCATTATTAATTACTTTAATAATTGTTCCTTTTGCTTGACTGACTGCAGGCTTATTTCAAGAATTAATAACCAAATTATTTGCTTCATATTTCGCAACAACATTGTATGAATTTGTTTTTGATTTTAAAATTTTATTAATTCTTATTTTAGTTTTTGGAGTTATATCATTTGTATTTAGTTATTTAATTGCACTTTTCTTAGTTTCAAAAGATGTTTTAAAAATAATTAATAAAGAAAATGAAACTTCTAAGTGAAGAAATATTATTCCAAGAAAACTAAACATAATTAATATTTTTGATTTTAAATTTAGATTCCCTTTAAAAGTTTCTCTAAGAGGAACAAAACAAATTTTTATGATGAGTTTTGTTGCATTCTTTGCAACATTGGTTATTTCGCTTTCAATTTTGACTCCATCAATGCTAAGTGTGTTTATAATAGACGCTGGAATGTATTATAAATATGATAATCAGTACATGATGGATGATCAACTAACAGGATTGCCAACCGCTAAATCTTCTTTAACAGCCTCAAGGGGTATTCCATATACTGAGTCAATATATCAAGAACCTAAAGTATTATTGGGAAATAACGATAATGAGAATGTAACAGATATTTATTTTAATAATAATAAATATTATGCTGATTCAAGTTGAGATAGCAGTTTATTACCTCCAATTTTATTTGGATCAGCATGAGACAATGGAGAATGAAAACAAAATTTAAATTGAACTGAAAAATGAATTTTTGACGATAACTTGCAAACAAAAGAAGATAGTTCTAAACTTTTAAAATTTTTAAATCCAGCAATTGGGCAATTGGGAAACTTTAATGGTTCAACTATATCTGCAGGTATTTTTGAAAAAATATCTAGTTATGTTTGAAATACAGAAATTAACCCTAACACAGGTAAATCATATTTTAATAATGTTGAAATAAATGATAATAACCTAGAACGTATTTGAAATATGAAAAAAGATTCATCAAAATCTAGTGGTGAGTTTGTTCAAATGGCTTTACAATTCTTAGTTTCATTTTTAAATAGTGGTACTGTTGAAGGACTACCGCCGATTGAAAAACCTATTAATACAACTTGAAAAGAAAATTTAATTCTTTTAGCACTTTCATTTTTACCGAATGCAGGTCAACAATATTTAAGAGATTCATCAAATAGAGCTACACAATTTTCTATTTCATTAAACTCAGAAAACTATACACCAAATATTGATTCATTATCAACTGAAGTTAAAGCTTCAATAAATGATTCAATCACAAATTTAACAGGTTTAAAATCAAATCAAAATGTTTACAATTTAAATTCGCTAAAAACTGATGATGTTTTTATCTCTAAAGCGGATACAATTAAGCAATTAAATAATTTATTTGAAAAACAAGATAAATACACTGGTGGAGATATTTATTTAAATGATAAATATAAAATTTATGATTCATCAGCAAAAATTCTTAATATACCTGTCATTACAAACTTAAAATCTTATAAACAAAATAAATTAAAAAATAAAGTTGAAATACGAGGTATCAACTATAAAGCATTATCTATTGATGGTAATATTATTCCAAAAAATGCTTGAATTTATGACAATAGAGAAATAACTGAAAGTAGTAAAAGTTTATTTGACCCTAGACTTAATATGGAAAAAGAACAAAAATGAATTGATCCATCAAATATTGATTCAAATAAATTTACTTACACTAAACAATTTGAATATGACAGCATGGGAAACATTACAGGCATTCATGATCAATCAAAGTGATTTATAAATTCACTTAATGAAGATGATTATAATTTAAACACATTAGACTTTGAATTAAGACCATATTATCACTATAATAACCTAAAATTGTTTGTACCAAGAAATATAACAAACTCAATGTCTTCATTATTAAACGGTAAATATGCTAACACTTCAAACACATCTGTTAATGAAGCATCAGATTGAAGATCAAACATAGATTTATGACACGGAACAGTAAATTCACAAGATGTTCCAGATAATGTTAAACTAGCTTGAGGTTCTAAATACTCAAATGTTTCAGATTGAGAGTGAATAGCACCATTTAGTATTAATTATAGTAGAAAAATATCAGATCCTAATAGAAAAGGATGAATTCAAAATATAGCAACTGATTTAAATAATATTTACACTTGAGCAAGTGACAAAATTCTTGAAAGTGGCTCAAGTTCTGATGCATTAATAAAAACAACAAATCAGTTGCCATCATTTTTAAATGGTGTTTATATTGAGGCCGTTGATACAATTCCAACTTACAATGGAAATATGATAATAGCTGACCAAGATATTTTAAATTTATTAACAAACAAATCAACTGCAAAATATATACCTGTTGATTATGACTTTTATGGAGATCCAATTTCAAAGATTGAAAACGGACAAATTAAACATAAAGATCATACAATCACTATAAATGAAATGAAAAATCCAGTTCAACAACTTGAAGATTTACAAAAAAATAAAAAATTCTTTATGAAAGATGAATTAAAGACTATGTATGGTTTATCAGATCAAGAGGCATATGAAAAAATAATTCAAAATAGAGATTTTAATAGTAAATATTCAGGTTTTACAGAGGCCTATGGTATAACTGGTGGAATTAGAGGAATTATAAAAAATTCTCCTGGAGTTTTTGCAATTGGTGGAGGAGCAAATACAATAAATAATGGTATGGGTATTATGTATAATGGAATTGATCTTGTTAGTACACAGTTGGGTATTATTGTTAATGTAAGTGAGTCAATTTTACTAATAGCCATGTTCTTAATAACTGGTGTTATATTAATTGCATTATTAGTCATAACAATTATTTCGGATGTATACATAATGAAATATCACAGATTTATGGTTACTATGAAAGCACTTGGATACTCTCGAAAAGAAATAACGTTAAATACGCTTTTAATTCCAATTTTCTTTGCATTTGGATTTGTGTTAATGGGGTACTTAATTGCAAAAATAATTTTAAGTAGCTTGATGTTTAGCTTGGAATCATCAGGGGTATTTATACCGGTTGCAACAAATTGATGAGCAACTCCACTAATACTAGTAATAATAGCTACGATGTTTGTAGTTGCATTTATTATTTCTTTAAGAAAACCAATGAAAGACAAGTTAAAATCACTGACATAA
- a CDS encoding Asp-tRNA(Asn)/Glu-tRNA(Gln) amidotransferase subunit GatC — MKDKKYYEDLAQDSMLKFSDAEIDEIVAKQEDLKKEFEKVLKIDTTNIKPLFYPYDDIHLYLREDEETTTIDQKIILSNAPTSEGDFVTIKKVVK, encoded by the coding sequence ATGAAAGATAAAAAGTACTATGAAGATTTAGCTCAAGATTCAATGTTGAAATTTTCAGATGCGGAAATTGATGAGATTGTTGCTAAACAAGAAGATTTAAAAAAAGAATTTGAAAAAGTATTAAAAATTGATACAACAAATATTAAACCATTATTTTATCCTTACGATGATATTCATTTATATTTAAGAGAAGATGAAGAAACAACAACTATAGATCAAAAAATAATATTATCAAACGCCCCAACTTCTGAGGGTGATTTTGTCACAATAAAAAAGGTGGTTAAATAA
- the ligA gene encoding NAD-dependent DNA ligase LigA — MNKEKAITLINELRKKLNEWAREYYVLDNPSVDDAEYDKAIHQLIDLENQFPELITSDSITQKVGGIVSDKFEKHTHKYPMLSLADIFSWEEFINFNKQVAKVTGTENNEYTAELKIDGLSISLIYKDGVLQKGVTRGDGKVGENVTTNVKTIKSIPLSIPSKDETEIRGEIFLGKKEFAKINEERLLNGEQLFANPRNAAAGTLRQLDSKIVAERNLDAYLYYYFNENNPINTQYDSINQIKNLGLKINKETKICKTLEEVKSYIEYYTEKRNELDYEIDGIVFKLNDKKLQEEVGYTAKTPKWAIAYKFPAEVKQTKLLDIFPTVGRTGKITYNAKLEPVQIAGTTVSAASLNNAEYIMAKDLRINSIVKVKKAGDIIPEVISVIKDENFDSLPIWEKDIQCPACAELLEKTSTEVDQFCVNFNCPAQILRSLEHFASRGAANIVGLGGQTIKKLFEEKLITNIADIFKVEEHKENIINFEKFGEKSFENLIASIKESKNNSFEKTLFGLGIRHVGSKTALTLAQIYKNIDNLKNATYEELSSIDSVGEVLAMSIVDWFKIESNLQLINELKSFDVNFEYLGQAKNTESTISEKSFVITGTLSESRDYFKDIIELNNGKVIGSVSKKTDYVLAGENAGSKLTKAEELNVKVINEEEFFAILKGE, encoded by the coding sequence ATGAATAAAGAAAAAGCAATTACATTAATAAATGAATTACGAAAAAAACTTAACGAATGAGCTAGAGAATACTATGTTCTAGATAACCCTAGTGTTGATGATGCAGAATATGATAAAGCTATCCATCAACTTATTGATCTTGAAAATCAATTTCCTGAATTAATAACATCTGACTCTATAACTCAAAAAGTTGGTGGAATAGTAAGTGATAAATTTGAAAAGCACACACATAAATATCCAATGTTAAGTCTTGCTGATATTTTTTCTTGAGAGGAGTTCATTAACTTCAATAAACAAGTTGCAAAAGTTACAGGCACAGAAAACAATGAATATACTGCAGAACTAAAAATTGATGGATTATCAATATCTTTAATTTATAAAGATGGTGTATTACAAAAAGGTGTAACTCGTGGTGATGGTAAAGTTGGTGAGAATGTTACAACAAATGTAAAAACAATTAAATCAATACCATTATCAATACCTTCAAAAGATGAAACTGAAATTAGAGGAGAAATTTTTTTAGGTAAAAAAGAATTTGCAAAAATTAATGAAGAAAGATTATTGAATGGAGAGCAACTTTTTGCCAACCCAAGAAATGCAGCAGCTGGAACTTTAAGACAATTAGATTCTAAAATAGTTGCTGAAAGAAATCTTGATGCTTATCTTTACTATTATTTCAACGAAAATAACCCAATTAATACACAGTATGATTCTATTAATCAAATAAAGAATTTAGGTTTAAAAATAAATAAAGAAACTAAAATCTGTAAGACATTAGAAGAGGTAAAATCATACATTGAATATTACACTGAAAAAAGAAACGAATTAGATTATGAAATAGATGGTATTGTATTTAAATTAAACGATAAAAAATTGCAAGAAGAAGTTGGATACACAGCAAAAACACCAAAATGAGCAATTGCTTATAAATTTCCAGCTGAAGTTAAACAAACTAAATTATTAGATATATTTCCTACTGTTGGAAGAACTGGTAAAATTACATACAACGCCAAGTTAGAACCTGTACAAATTGCTGGTACAACAGTTTCTGCAGCATCGTTAAACAATGCTGAGTATATAATGGCAAAAGACCTTAGAATAAATTCAATTGTTAAAGTAAAAAAAGCAGGAGATATTATTCCTGAAGTTATTAGTGTTATTAAAGACGAAAACTTTGATTCATTACCAATTTGAGAAAAAGATATTCAATGTCCTGCGTGTGCTGAACTTTTAGAAAAAACTTCAACAGAGGTTGATCAATTTTGTGTTAACTTTAACTGTCCAGCACAAATATTGAGAAGTTTAGAACATTTTGCAAGTAGAGGTGCTGCAAATATAGTTGGTCTTGGTGGTCAAACAATTAAAAAATTATTTGAAGAAAAATTAATAACAAATATTGCAGATATTTTTAAAGTTGAAGAACATAAAGAAAATATAATTAATTTTGAAAAATTTGGAGAAAAAAGTTTTGAAAACTTAATTGCTTCGATTAAAGAATCTAAAAATAATTCATTTGAAAAAACTTTATTTGGTTTAGGTATTAGACACGTTGGTTCTAAGACAGCTTTAACTTTAGCTCAAATATATAAAAATATTGATAATCTAAAAAATGCAACGTATGAAGAATTAAGTTCAATAGACTCAGTTGGAGAAGTGTTGGCTATGTCAATTGTAGATTGATTTAAAATTGAGTCTAATTTACAATTAATTAATGAATTAAAATCATTTGATGTTAATTTTGAATATTTGGGACAAGCCAAAAACACTGAATCAACAATTAGTGAAAAATCTTTTGTAATAACAGGTACACTATCTGAATCTAGAGATTATTTTAAAGATATAATCGAATTAAACAACGGTAAAGTTATTGGTTCTGTTTCGAAAAAAACTGATTATGTTTTAGCAGGAGAAAATGCTGGAAGTAAATTAACAAAAGCTGAAGAATTAAACGTTAAAGTTATTAATGAAGAAGAGTTCTTTGCAATTCTAAAAGGAGAGTAA